One Pichia kudriavzevii chromosome 3, complete sequence genomic window carries:
- a CDS encoding uncharacterized protein (PKUD0C07610): MLRDCITEPSPDLILKLCILTFLFILYLIICRNTIVSMDSDTCIASSPTNKKQKLTLFSDIHSLQYSSTELLKVEIRLRINPNLRRAHNIIICLPKSWLKLINAVADGHSSHQTKLKFKKFREDILPIAFPSSSTTEKLVNINTLSMRDQSFEFLAWLSFYDLPCKLRGTKVDKLELIKTVIFQYLIKSGITLSPFMLVISPSNIRLSKVREIHSKIKEQRLSRPKSELDKPLFTIYIQDENTPFLFLWMDTENMCSFNICKLHTPTSRAGFANTLLMFLSYSLWER, translated from the coding sequence ATGTTGCGAGACTGTATAACTGAGCCTTCACCAGACCTTATTCTAAAACTCTGCATCTTAACCTTCCTATTCATACTCTACCTTATTATATGTCGCAATACAATTGTTAGTATGGATTCCGATACCTGTATAGCGTCTTCTCCTACCAataaaaagcaaaaattgACGTTGTTTTCTGATATTCATAGTCTCCAGTATTCAAGCACGGAGCTATTGAAAGTTGAAATAAGGCTCAGAATCAATCCTAATCTAAGAAGGGCTCATAATATAATCATCTGTTTACCAAAGTCATGGTTGAAGCTAATAAATGCAGTAGCTGATGGCCACAGCTCCCATCAAACTAAGCTGAAGTTTAAAAAATTTAGGGAAGATATTCTTCCTATTGCTTTCCCATCATCGTCAACGACCGAAAAGCTAGTTAATATCAATACACTTTCAATGAGAGACcaaagttttgaatttttggcGTGGCTAAGTTTCTATGATTTGCCTTGTAAATTAAGGGGCACGAAGGTGGATAAATTGGAGTTGATTAAAACCGTAATATTTCAGTATTTAATCAAATCAGGAATAACGTTGTCTCCTTTTATGCTAGTTATATCCCCTTCTAATATCAGACTATCAAAAGTACGGGAAATCCACTCAAAAATTAAGGAACAAAGACTATCAAGGCCAAAATCCGAGCTAGATAAACCATTGTTCACCATCTACATTCAAGATGAAAATACCCcatttctatttctttggATGGATACTGAGAACATGTGTTCTTTCAACATCTGCAAGCTTCATACTCCGACTTCCAGAGCTGGGTTTGCCAATACATTGCTGATGTTTTTAAGCTATTCGTTGTGGGAGAGGTAG
- a CDS encoding uncharacterized protein (PKUD0C07630; similar to Saccharomyces cerevisiae YGR256W (GND2) and YHR183W (GND1); ancestral locus Anc_5.55) — MSEAIGDFGLIGLAVMGQNLILNAADHGFTVVAYNRTVSKVDHFLQNEAKGKSIIGAHSIEELCAKLKKPRRIMLLVKAGNPVDQFIEQLLPHLDEGDIIIDGGNSHFPDSNRRYEELKKKGILFVGSGVSGGEEGARYGPSLMPGGAKEAWPHIKDIFQSISAKADGEPCCDWVGDAGAGHYVKMVHNGIEYGDMQLICEAYDLMKRVGGLTDKEISDVFGEWNEGVLDSFLVEITRDILAFNDKDGTPLVEKILDTAGQKGTGKWTAINALDLGMPVTLIGEAVFARCLSALKPERERASEILNGPEVEQVSAEGRAQFIADLMQALYASKIISYAQGFMLIREAAKEYNWKLNFPSIALMWRGGCIIRSVFLAEITAAYRENPDLENLLFNKFFQDAIHKAQSGWRKTVALAVTQGIPTPAFSTALSFYDGYRSKKLPANLLQAQRDYFGAHTFQILPECADDEKKVGDYIHVNWTGKGGNVSASTYDA, encoded by the exons ATGTCTGAAGCTAT TGGTGATTTTGGTCTAATCGGTTTGGCCGTTATGGGTCAAAACTTGATTCTTAATGCAGCAGATCATGGTTTTACTGTTGTTGCATACAACAGAACTGTCTCTAAAGTTGACcatttccttcaaaatGAAGCAAAGGGTAAATCCATTATTGGTGCACACtccattgaagaattatgTGCTAAGTTGAAGAAACCAAGAAGAATTATGTTGTTAGTCAAGGCAGGTAATCCAGTTGATCAATTCATTGAACAATTGTTACCTCATTTAGATGAAGGCGATATCATTATTGACGGTGGTAACTCTCACTTCCCTGACTCCAACAGAAGATACGAGgaattaaagaagaagggtATCCTCTTTGTCGGTTCTGGTGTTTCTGGTGGTGAAGAAGGTGCAAGATATGGTCCTTCTTTGATGCCTGGTGGTGCAAAGGAAGCATGGCCTCATATTAAGGACATCTTCCAATCTATCTCTGCAAAGGCCGATGGTGAGCCATGTTGTGATTGGGTTGGTGATGCAGGTGCAGGTCATTACGTTAAGATGGTCCACAATGGTATCGAGTATGGTGATATGCAGTTGATCTGTGAAGCTTAcgatttgatgaagagagTTGGTGGTTTAACTGACAAGGAAATATCTGATGTTTTCGGTGAATGGAACGAGGGTGTTCTCGATTCTTTCTTAGTTGAAATTACCAGAGATATCTTAGCTTTCAACGATAAGGATGGTACCCCATTAGTTGAAAAGATCTTAGATACTGCCGGACAGAAGGGTACTGGTAAATGGACTGCAATAAATGCTTTAGACTTGGGTATGCCAGTCACTTTAATTGGTGAAGCTGTTTTTGCGAGATGTTTATCCGCTTTGAAGCcagaaagagagagagcTTCTGAAATCTTAAACGGTCCGGAAGTTGAACAAGTTTCTGCTGAAGGTAGAGCACAATTTATTGCAGATTTGATGCAAGCTTTATATGCATCAAAGATTATTTCTTACGCACAAGGTTTCATGTTAATCAGAGAAGCAGCAAAGGAATACAACTGGAAATTAAACTTCCCTTCTATTGCACTTATGTGGAGAGGTGGTTGTATTATCAGGTCTGTTTTCTTGGCTGAAATTACTGCAGCTTATAGGGAAAACCCTGACTTAGAGAACTTACTATTCAACAAGTTCTTCCAAGATGCTATTCATAAGGCACAGTCTGGTTGGAGAAAGACTGTTGCATTAGCTGTTACCCAAGGTATTCCAACTCCAGCATTCTCTACTGCATTGTCTTTCTACGATGGTTACAGATCCAAGAAGTTACCAGCTAACTTGTTGCAAGCCCAAAGGGATTACTTCGGTGCTCACACTTTCCAAATTTTACCTGAATGTGCAGATGACGAAAAGAAGGTTGGTGATTACATCCATGTCAACTGGACTGGTAAGGGTGGTAATGTTTCTGCTAGTACTTACGATGCTTAG
- a CDS encoding uncharacterized protein (PKUD0C07620; similar to Saccharomyces cerevisiae YKL094W (YJU3); ancestral locus Anc_2.487): MTTTIPLPYTCKEIAPVETDLTLDDCVFRTYTWNASKDNWKGRVIYIHGYRDRHEFIYELAEKVAKTGFDFFYFYQRGEGETRLVNDEKGVSDDYYAYKGIDDIIEYNVSHLKKKNLPPKLHLMGHSMGGGLTLNYACHGKYKTEIKSFSATDPLILLHKDTYPGIFVELVVRAICSFKFGRYKRVKSPLRAEFMTADPVYLEYLNSITNPEGLDGAFVETRDFILRGRKLLSPEIYTQIDRNVPLLICQGEDDHICDLFGSKKFIDSLNSLPDMKNKALITYPEGKHCITMDIPAVRNKAIEDLVHFVEKNA, translated from the coding sequence ATGACAACAACCATTCCACTTCCTTACACATGTAAAGAAATAGCTCCTGTGGAGACGGACCTTACTCTCGACGATTGTGTCTTCCGTACATATACTTGGAATGCATCCAAGGATAATTGGAAAGGTCGAGTAATTTATATTCACGGATACCGTGATAGGCATGAATTCATATATGAATTGGCTGAAAAGGTTGCTAAGACaggttttgattttttctatttttacCAGAgaggtgaaggtgaaacCAGGTTGGTCAATGACGAAAAAGGTGTTAGTGATGATTATTATGCCTATAAGGGTATCGATGACATAATCGAGTATAATGTTAGTcatttaaagaagaaaaacctTCCTCCAAAATTGCATCTCATGGGTCATTCGATGGGTGGTGGGCTAACCCTAAATTATGCTTGTCACGGAAAATATAAGACTGAAATTAAATCATTTTCAGCTACTGATCCTTTGATCTTGCTTCATAAAGATACTTATCCCggtatttttgttgaacttgTTGTCAGAGCTATATGTAGTTTTAAGTTTGGCAGGTACAAAAGAGTCAAAAGTCCATTAAGGGCAGAGTTCATGACTGCCGATCCGGTGTATCTCGAGTACTTGAATAGTATTACTAACCCAGAAGGTTTAGATGGCGCTTTCGTTGAAACCAGAGATTTCATTTTGAGGGGAAGAAAGCTGCTATCTCCTGAGATCTACACTCAAATTGATAGAAATGTCCCTCTATTAATTTGTCAAGGTGAAGACGATCATATTTGTGATCTTTTTGGTAGCAAGAAATTCATCGATTCGCTTAACTCACTCCCAGATATGAAAAATAAGGCGTTGATAACATATCCAGAGGGTAAACATTGTATCACCATGGACATACCCGCAGTTCGAAACAAAGCCATCGAAGATCTTGTCCATTTTGTGGAAAAGAATGCGTGA
- a CDS encoding uncharacterized protein (PKUD0C07600; Pfam Domains: Aha1_N(3.6e-37)): MTTVHNPNNWHWVERNCIPWAKNYFNENLPKLSVPADDSTISVKSVKSLSGDCDVTQRKGKVKCLFELKIEFVVNVTTGEEEEEVTVVLPEFEHDYDESDFVFDIRTSKSDNKDLIKKHFLPVAVNEVFLKFQPDLLVANETQVKHNTD, encoded by the exons ATGACAACAGTACATAATCCAAACAACTG GCACTGGGTTGAGAGAAATTGTATTCCTTGGGCAAAGAATTACTTCAATGAAAACTTACCAAAGCTTTCTGTTCCTGCAGatgattcaacaatttctgTAAAGTCAGTCAAGTCACTTTCAGGTGATTGTGATGTCACTCAAAGAAAAGGTAAGGTGAAGTGCCTTTTTGAGTTGAAGATTGAGTTCGTTGTAAATGTCACGACTGGcgaggaagaagaggaagttACCGTTGTTTTACCTGAATTTGAACATGATTACGATGAAtctgattttgtttttgatattcGTACATCCAAGTCTGACAACAAGGATTTGATCAAGAAACATTTTCTGCCTGTTGCTGTTAATGAAGTTTTTCTGAAGTTTCAACCTGACTTACTGGTTGCTAATGAAACTCAGGTTAAGCATAATACAGACTAA
- a CDS encoding uncharacterized protein (PKUD0C07590; similar to Saccharomyces cerevisiae YDR485C (VPS72); ancestral locus Anc_3.100), translating into MPSDNSSSESEPEFESIIATRARRSNAGSRLRQLLDLEETNAGTVPSNDDDENVNLLFEEDEDDREFQISGSDEDNDEGTNSESEKPRRKEDMSAIKSRAIEKKNYGSSRIETNGIDNDNDLISGGKFDVNSDDDNDEARVNSDEMLSESDMSSSDTDEEEGERELQKQERLRKRRKNQQGIPGILKKTKTAASTKPKKFIKEVEPAKSHKNTLFQNVPIAPTQRRHSSRTATIKNSIATHKKMEKEYERLQTLEPVQKKEYVEKTLEERLEEAKITEIENTQSLKNFYQQEIQKKKRQRDMLNARKLKMSNFIRFWSTGVYITPADEIAEIEERKRILQEEEEKKAKRKLMYLKRKQARLGIRPENTQTIEKESGGEQKSQLSEEHNRDIEDKKTESVPIDATTNLLNQNHTAEEEKLSHDTVATAENAPRGDIKTVNFKENVEVMEDGDLEKTENVAECDKQEKKFEDPAVDGTNLQEGIDSNDNETVYEGPARRVVRDYIIFEEFDENLSSDKIKVLLLGQQSLLTGTRRDPNCETVYLIKQDESSNIDLQKIQSARAESFKSLLSLPRFGERIALDTHDDDSNKDDNEEVKIHTPAPVGIHLPNGEKKMCLTSGEPSVYYDPTNGVPYSTVEDFKIIKAIVDGDYNWLQLDNGGINSRFAGGVGCYISKKNQRHAKGVPEGFDS; encoded by the coding sequence ATGCCTTCTGATAATAGTAGCTCTGAGAGTGAACCTGAATTCGAAAGTATAATTGCTACTAGGGCACGTAGATCAAATGCAGGGTCAAGACTTCGCCAATTATTAGATTTAGAAGAAACCAATGCTGGCACTGTACCATCAAACGATGATGACGAAAATGTGAATCTTTTAtttgaggaagatgaagatgatagAGAGTTTCAAATTTCGGGTAGTGATGAGGACAACGATGAAGGAACAAACAGTGAGAGTGAGAAACCAAGAAGGAAAGAGGATATGTCTGCTATCAAAAGCCGTgcaatagagaaaaaaaactatgGGAGTAGTAGAATTGAAACGAATGgcattgataatgataatgatcTTATTAGTGGTGGTAAATTTGATGTCAATAGTGAcgatgataatgatgaagcAAGGGTAAACTCCGACGAAATGCTTTCTGAGTCTGATATGAGCTCCTCAGACAccgatgaagaagaaggggaACGGGAATTACAGAAGCAGGAACGTTTAAGAAAACGACGTAAAAATCAACAAGGCATACCAggaatattgaagaagacaaaGACTGCGGCTTCCACTAAGCCTAAGAAATTCATAAAAGAAGTAGAGCCTGCAAAATCACACAAGAACACCTTATTCCAAAATGTTCCTATTGCACCAACTCAAAGAAGACATTCATCGCGTACGGCGACCATCAAGAACAGTATAGCCACCCAcaaaaaaatggagaaagAGTATGAAAGACTTCAAACTTTGGAACCGGtgcaaaagaaagaatatGTTGAGAAAACATTGGAAGAGAGACTGGAAGAAGCTAAAATTACAGAGATTGAAAATACACAGTCCTTGAAAAACTTTTATCAgcaagaaattcaaaagaagaagagacAAAGAGATATGTTAAATGCgaggaagttgaaaatgagtAACTTCATACGATTTTGGTCAACGGGGGTGTATATAACTCCTGCCGATGAAATTGCGGAAATTGAGGAACGAAAGAGAATCTTAcaggaggaagaagaaaagaaggcTAAGCGAAAATTAATGTATTTGAAACGTAAACAAGCAAGATTAGGCATCAGGCCAGAAAATACTCAAACTATAGAAAAAGAATCAGGAGGAGAACAAAAATCACAGCTGAGTGAAGAACATAATAgagatattgaagataaaaaaacCGAAAGCGTGCCAATTGATGCCACTACTAATCTTCTCAATCAGAACCATACCGCAGAGGAGGAAAAGCTGTCGCATGATACAGTAGCTACCGCTGAGAACGCACCCAGGGGAGATATTAAGACGGTCAactttaaagaaaatgttgagGTTATGGAGGACGGTGATTTAGAAAAGACTGAGAATGTTGCCGAATGCGATaagcaagaaaagaaatttgaagatccaGCAGTTGATGGAACGAATCTTCAAGAGGGAATTGATTCAAACGATAACGAAACAGTATATGAAGGTCCTGCAAGACGTGTGGTTAGAGATTATATAATATTTGAGgagtttgatgaaaatcTTTCTTCagataaaataaaagtgTTACTTTTAGGGCAGCAATCATTACTAACGGGTACTCGCCGGGATCCGAATTGTGAAACTGTTTACCTAATCAAGCAAGATGAATCTTCAAACATTGATTTACAGAAAATTCAATCAGCACGTGCTGAATCATTCAAATCCCTACTCTCGTTACCTAGGTTTGGTGAAAGAATAGCCTTGGATACCCATGATGATGATTCCAATAAAGACGACAATGAAGAAGTAAAAATACACACACCAGCACCAGTTGGTATTCATTTACCCAATGGTGAAAAGAAGATGTGCTTAACAAGCGGGGAACCTTCAGTTTACTATGATCCTACGAATGGTGTACCATACTCTACAGTTGAAGACTTCAAGATCATTAAGGCCATAGTTGATGGCGATTATAACTGGTTGCAATTGGACAACGGTGGAATAAACTCAAGATTTGCAGGAGGTGTTGGATGTTATATCAGTAAAAAGAATCAGCGACATGCAAAAGGCGTCCCCGAAGGATTTGATAGTTAA